A part of Thermococcus sp. SY098 genomic DNA contains:
- a CDS encoding 4-phosphopantoate--beta-alanine ligase — MAEFKVPKSHPRYWSLYYRHKLEEALENGILATAGLIAHGRGEAFDYLIGEKTIEPAERAMRAAVAKLLLAEHPVLSVNGNVAALVPKETIELAKLLNAKIEINLFYRTEERVKAIAEALREIDPDVELLGINPTKRIPNLESERGKVDERGIWKADVVVVPLEDGDRTEALVAMGKFVITIDLNPLSRSARMADITVVDNIIRAYPRMIEIAKELKKKPKEELKAIVNNYDNGKILSEVLLHMKNRLEKLANQNIWRMKELPF; from the coding sequence ATGGCTGAATTCAAAGTGCCTAAATCTCATCCCCGATATTGGAGCCTATACTATAGGCATAAACTTGAAGAAGCCTTAGAGAACGGAATTCTGGCAACAGCTGGACTAATAGCCCATGGCAGGGGAGAGGCTTTTGACTATTTAATTGGGGAAAAAACAATTGAGCCAGCAGAAAGAGCTATGAGGGCAGCTGTTGCTAAGCTTTTGCTCGCTGAACATCCTGTCCTTTCTGTGAACGGCAATGTTGCGGCATTGGTCCCTAAAGAGACCATTGAACTGGCAAAACTCCTTAACGCAAAGATTGAAATAAACCTCTTCTACCGCACGGAAGAAAGGGTTAAAGCGATAGCAGAAGCGTTGAGGGAAATTGACCCAGATGTTGAGCTTTTGGGCATAAATCCAACTAAGAGGATCCCAAATCTTGAAAGCGAGAGGGGAAAAGTTGATGAGAGAGGCATATGGAAAGCTGACGTAGTTGTTGTGCCATTGGAAGATGGTGACAGAACTGAGGCATTGGTTGCAATGGGTAAGTTTGTCATTACAATTGACCTCAATCCCCTCTCAAGGAGTGCCAGAATGGCAGATATCACAGTTGTAGACAACATAATAAGAGCGTATCCAAGAATGATTGAAATTGCAAAAGAGCTAAAGAAAAAACCAAAAGAGGAGCTTAAGGCAATTGTGAACAATTATGACAACGGGAAAATACTCAGCGAAGTTCTGCTTCATATGAAGAACAGATTAGAAAAACTGGCTAACCAAAATATATGGAGAATGAAGGAGTTACCTTTCTGA
- a CDS encoding CGP-CTERM sorting domain-containing protein, which yields MKRIIVLFVALVLLPFSLAQEIHYLTWGGSAYDIGVAFIPYNDSVFMIGSSDSFGSNRVGFVVKMTGDKFEFQKIIESSERLWIKKAILWEENIYLVGQVGSTAFENSDAFIAKLDTDGDLEYFKTFGRSFNDEANDITFDNKYLYVVGYTKPTGKTKEGFVAKLTPGGDIVWFVQFGTGNTEAKAVTVSLDAVYVAGTDDNDVFVIKLSKEGELEWAKIWTTDEREDVGDIVFDGLLYVSGSTGESLAFGDGFLLKVSPDGSLINAMNFGLGYQDKIVSVIPNNTELILVGNTGNFETRNKDTFIAKFTRDDKLLWFGKFIGAGSDLITSALMQDSVIYVAGYTESSSWEFVIPNVSEVTKKTLYGTLKISWSNYAPKVTKVALASQPRSVKVMQVEGILNSPHAGDAWFFTFGTKPKKGIPSLTTTTTTTTIMTTTTTTPVPTKTTTTSSSATTTVTITKTETTTATTTTTTPSSAPTTSSSPITTTSEKGGICGPASFLMLFVGTLLIRRRQKNG from the coding sequence ATGAAGCGAATTATTGTGCTGTTTGTTGCATTAGTGTTGTTGCCATTTTCGCTGGCTCAAGAAATCCACTACTTAACTTGGGGCGGGTCAGCTTATGACATTGGGGTAGCGTTTATTCCTTACAATGATAGCGTTTTCATGATAGGTTCAAGCGACAGTTTTGGTTCAAATAGGGTAGGTTTTGTTGTGAAAATGACAGGGGACAAGTTTGAGTTCCAGAAAATAATAGAAAGTTCAGAAAGGCTCTGGATCAAGAAGGCGATACTCTGGGAAGAAAACATTTACTTAGTTGGACAAGTGGGGTCAACGGCATTTGAAAATTCAGATGCTTTTATTGCAAAATTGGACACAGATGGTGATTTAGAGTACTTCAAAACATTTGGCAGGAGCTTCAATGATGAGGCAAATGATATTACGTTTGACAATAAATATCTGTATGTAGTGGGTTACACAAAGCCAACAGGAAAGACCAAAGAGGGTTTTGTTGCAAAGCTAACTCCTGGAGGGGATATTGTTTGGTTTGTTCAGTTTGGAACAGGAAATACCGAAGCAAAAGCTGTAACTGTGTCTTTAGATGCTGTATACGTTGCTGGCACGGACGATAATGATGTCTTTGTTATAAAACTCAGCAAAGAGGGAGAGTTGGAATGGGCAAAAATATGGACAACGGATGAAAGGGAGGATGTGGGAGATATAGTTTTTGATGGTCTCTTGTATGTAAGTGGATCAACAGGTGAAAGCTTAGCATTTGGGGATGGATTTCTACTCAAAGTTTCTCCTGACGGATCTCTAATAAATGCAATGAATTTTGGGCTTGGTTATCAAGATAAGATAGTCTCAGTGATTCCAAACAACACGGAGCTTATATTAGTTGGAAATACGGGGAATTTTGAGACAAGAAATAAAGACACATTTATTGCAAAATTCACAAGAGATGATAAATTATTGTGGTTTGGAAAGTTCATTGGGGCTGGTTCTGACCTTATAACAAGTGCACTCATGCAAGACTCCGTCATCTATGTCGCTGGGTACACTGAGAGTTCCTCTTGGGAATTTGTGATCCCAAACGTATCAGAGGTTACTAAAAAGACACTCTACGGGACACTTAAGATTTCCTGGAGTAATTATGCGCCGAAAGTTACTAAAGTTGCACTTGCTTCACAACCTCGCTCTGTTAAAGTGATGCAGGTTGAAGGAATACTCAACTCACCTCATGCCGGTGATGCATGGTTCTTCACTTTTGGAACAAAACCAAAGAAGGGAATACCAAGTCTAACTACTACCACAACAACTACAACAATCATGACGACAACTACAACTACACCAGTTCCAACAAAAACAACCACGACTTCTTCATCCGCAACAACTACTGTTACTATCACAAAGACAGAAACCACGACGGCTACCACGACAACCACCACTCCTTCTTCAGCCCCCACTACGTCATCTTCCCCAATAACAACGACATCCGAAAAAGGTGGAATATGTGGGCCCGCTTCGTTCTTGATGCTCTTTGTAGGAACATTACTAATAAGAAGGAGGCAGAAAAATGGCTGA
- a CDS encoding helix-turn-helix domain-containing protein, whose translation MLEKEKEALAKRIAGEITLSSDPGKTMRKWREIFGISQTELAEYLGVSSSVISDYEGGRRKSPGASTIRKFVEALLEIDERRGGNVIKAFSKTLGSEFPTSAILDIREFALPVTVRDIVHAVKGDVAANIDLLDRPIYGYTVVDSIQAILEMSSEEFLKLYGWTTERALVFTKVTTGRSPMIAIRVQGLKPAVVVLHGVKKLDELAVKIAEKERVPLVVSKVETESELIMNLRKLVEKREKEL comes from the coding sequence ATGCTTGAGAAGGAAAAGGAAGCTCTGGCTAAGAGAATTGCAGGGGAGATTACACTTTCTTCAGACCCTGGAAAAACCATGCGCAAGTGGAGAGAGATTTTTGGGATTAGTCAAACGGAATTGGCTGAGTATTTAGGGGTTTCCTCTTCGGTAATTAGCGATTATGAAGGTGGCAGAAGAAAAAGCCCCGGTGCTTCGACAATAAGAAAGTTTGTTGAAGCTCTGCTTGAAATTGATGAGAGAAGGGGAGGGAACGTAATTAAGGCTTTCAGCAAGACCCTTGGAAGCGAGTTCCCAACCAGTGCAATCCTTGACATTAGGGAATTTGCCCTTCCCGTAACTGTACGGGACATAGTCCATGCCGTTAAAGGAGACGTTGCTGCCAACATTGATCTGCTTGATAGACCAATTTATGGATATACCGTTGTGGACAGCATTCAGGCAATCCTCGAAATGAGCAGCGAGGAATTCCTCAAGCTCTATGGATGGACTACAGAGAGGGCTTTAGTTTTCACAAAGGTGACAACCGGGAGGAGTCCTATGATTGCTATCAGAGTCCAAGGACTGAAGCCAGCCGTTGTAGTGCTGCATGGAGTTAAGAAACTCGATGAGCTGGCAGTTAAAATAGCCGAAAAGGAGAGGGTCCCATTAGTGGTCTCAAAAGTTGAAACCGAAAGTGAGCTTATAATGAATCTCAGAAAGCTTGTGGAAAAGAGAGAAAAAGAGCTCTGA